The Pagrus major chromosome 24, Pma_NU_1.0 region GTGAATatattgtaatgtaaatgaCTTACACCGGgcatctctgtttttttctcgtTGTCCTTGGAGGTGTTGCTGCGAGGAGCACCAAGACTCAACCTTTTCGTCCTGATTGCATCTAGAGGTCAAAAAAGAGACGAAACAGAAAATGAGCCGAACGGTAAATAACAAACACATCCGTCTTGCATTCACCGTCCGACCACCTAATGTGATGCATATAGACGGCggagagaggaaaacatcattTGAATTCTTCTGAAGTGACAATCTCACACATCCATTCAAGCAAAACCAATCCAACTGCCTACACACACTGCCATTTTCTGCCTATATGAGTGGTCTCGCACAATATCCGAGCTATCAAACATTAATGGCGTCCACCGTGCGATTGTTCCCGGCCATGACTCCTGGCAGCTCGGATATAACCGCCTTCAGTTGGCCCCCTGAATGACGAAGCGCTCTCTTATTATCAGTCTGCATACTGCTGCCTCGGACTCGCGCCAATTTAATTGTCTTTTAACATTCAGCCGCATTACAATAACTGGCAGCTTTTGGCCGATGCTGAAAAATCTGCATGGAGATCATAAAAGTGCTCTCGCCTATTAGGAGGCAAACAATGTGACAGATGCTGCTCCATTTCTGGCATCCGTAAGCTTTGTGATTCTATGTAGTGACGACAGGCAGAAGAGAAAAAGGTAAACCATATGATAAAGATGCACAGAATTGGCTCAACAGGAGCTGCTCTGTGACTCAAACTGCTGTCTCTGCAGTGCCAACGCGGCACCGAGGTGAAATGGATGCACTCTAATGTCCTGTAAGCATAAATCCCCGGGTGTGATCGCTCATCCCCGTGTGTTATTGTAGCTTTAATCAGCCATCTGATTGCATCCTACCCACCACCTTTCTGCTGTGCATCACGCCAAACGCGGAGGCAGCCGGCGCTTTATGATCTATGGCTGTGTTGACAGGCTTATCTAATTGCATTTGTTAGTTTTCCTCGGGGCAATGGCGAGTATGAGTCTCTAAAAAGGACACAGACTTCTTTGTCATCTCAGCTGAGTATCAGATGTCAGTGTTGATGCATTAGCTCCAGAATTAGCTGAACAAACAAGGTTCTTCTTTTAATCAGAGTGTAATAAAGCAAACAACTTGCTCCCCTCGTCTGCGTGTCTGGAGCCCTTGAGCGCTCTCGAGGAAAGTGTGTTAACATAAAGTACAGTGACACCCGATATTTCACTAAGCTCCTGAAAGGCTGTCGAAGGCTTTCAAGGCTTGGCGCTCATAATAGATGCTTTCACAGACATTTCAATCTACTTCGCTGTTTGGCCTTGATTTGAGAAAAGCAATTAGGAAATCAAAGACGTTCTTCTTCTACATGTCGCGCCATGTGGTTCAAGTTCGTAACGTAAAGTAAATCGCACAGGGCAGACAGCACAAATGATGTCACTGTTACCTGCAGCACCGGTTAATAGCTcaaccctaactctaaccctgGGGTTGCAGCAGTATACCGGTTCttagcatgccaacatttgCTTACTTGCACTGAGCACAAAGTTTACCAGGtaacacattaaatataaagaGGTTCTCGACTTACCTGAAGTTGCTAATTTGGGCAGCCGGCTCTGAATGTCTTGTGCGTTGTTGCTGACGGTCACACTGGGGTCGGACAGGGAGTGACCCATGCTTGCCGGGGCATGCAGGCGGGTTTTTGGGAGGGAAGGCACTTTCACATCAGGTTGTGAGGGGTCTGGGTGGGGACAGGGAGGCTCCCGATCGAGCTCAGAGCAGCCGGCGGTCACCCCATCGGGGCTGGATTCAGATTTAGGGATGTGGCGACCGCTGGCCCGGGTGACGGAATCGGGGAGAGGGAAGGTGCCGATCCCGCTGTCCAGGGTTCTCATCTGACAGCCGGAGCCTAAAGTGACAAGGGAGAGGAGTGTGACGTCTGGGAGAAGCAGGGAACAACGATcaaggaagagaaaggagggCTTGGATTCACATGCATGGGAAAGGGTTGTGAGTAAAGAGGGCGTCTGTGGCAGGTTCAGTAACACATGGCCAgtaggaaaagagagaaaaaacagcattttatttgatatatattGTATCTAAGGGGAAGAAATAATTATTGTTGTAGTGTAGAAGAGCTGGCGGCTCCGTCCTGAAGCACCTTAGCCCAGTGTTCCTTGTTTCAGCAATCACAGATGTACAATCAAAACAAGACATGACAACGAGAAAGCACCTGCTGCCAGCTATtctgaacaaaacacacaattgaGCCACAACCCGAGGACACGTTTGCCAGATTCATCAGGAGTGCACGCTGGGTTGCAATCAGGAGAAATGATGGCGAGTAGCAACAGATGGATGTCGTTTGGAAGCCACAGTTTGCGGGGCCTTGACTCAGGCTGCAACAGATGGACGACCGTTCAGCTCGGCCCAGGTCCTTGTAACTGTGGCCACTAATGGCCAACAGTTAAATGCTAATTATGTGTGGTTTGCAACTTTGTGCTGAGAATTTGTAATATTTCACATTGTATCTCCTACTGTCGGCCCTGGAGAGGATGAATCCTCTGCTCTCTCCGTTCTCTCTCTCAAAACATTGGTAAGTCAAAGCTCTGGCATGTTTTCTAGTTTGTCGAGACGGATCAATATTGACAGGCTCTGCTTCTCAACTGTGTATCCCCGTCTCGATGGGATCCAGTCCACTCGTGTGCATTTTCTTCTGTGAATAAAAGTTCTCTCAAAATACTGTTGGGCATTTCTGTTGACTGAGGACGAAGGGTAAGGGGCACACTTTCCGAATCGGCTTAAAGCCTCAGAACATTTCCTCGCGGGTCTGAGGCTAAAACTATTGATCCATTTTCTCTTTGGATAGCCTTTTCTCAGAGTGTCATTAGTAATTCACTCAAGTAACAACAAGCCTTCTGCTATGAATCTCAAAACTATGTCAATACATTCACAAATGAGGGAATTTAAGGaaggtttttatttgtgtttgagaGTTCTTGTTTACTTAAAGTTTCCATCTGACTTGCTTCTGACTTTCAACACCATGATGTGCATACAGAACCTGTGAAAATGAGTCCTACGTGTTCGGATTTTACACATACACCCTGTACATTGGACAGATGGCCTGTTACTTGTACACATATCTGCTGTGAGTCACATGAGGACAGCCGCTGTGAAAGGATAAAAAGTCGGATCAAGAAATCCTGATCTAAGTTTCAGTTGATAGCTACTAAAAGCTCGTTCTACCATGGCAGCAAAGATACTTCAATGAAAGAGCCGGTTGTCCCTCCGAACTGGGAGCGCTTGCAATACTCCAAGGGCTGTCCTTGGGCGGAAATCAGCAAGTCGGCAACATAACGAAAACAAGCATACCCAACTACACCGAAAAGATGATTGATTTTATGAAACCCCCCCTTTTGTTACTTTTGTTCAGTGGACCTTTACGGACTAAAGGGATATAATTGATCCAGGAATGGACACAAATTAGGACTTAACGGCCACTTCGAAGGAAGGAGGTCACCACTTTTTCCCCGCTTCTTTTGCTTACCATGGCGGCAAAATTGAATGAATTATTCTTCTGTTCTTGTTAAATTATTTGAACTGACTTGTGGAGAATTTAACCGATCCTACCACATACACGTCGCTATGAGCCGTTTTGAACTAGCTTCAATGGGTTGCAGACGAACTGGCGAGTCTGACTAGATTGAGAAACGATTAATTTTGTGTGGTAACGCGTTATTATACACAGTAACTGTAATCATATTACGTGTTTTATTGCCCCCGACACACCACCTGAATACttatttgtgtgagtgtgagagagaaaggcagagagagccATAGATTACATAGCTGTATAATTGAATGCCAAGCCTGGCAGTTCAAAATGCCCTCTATAACCAAACCATAACAAGGTCCACAGTAATTCTACCCAGAGGCAACAACAACTGGACATAATCTAGTTTTTCATGAGCTCCCTATCACTTCTGTATACAATACTCCAGGGTTTGAGGGGAGAAAGTGTTTCTTTTGGCACCTCCATAGTGTGAAATGGGCTCAATGCAATGAGGAGGTGTCAATGGGAACAGAAGGAGTCGTCACTAACGACCATAACCTCATTTAGGATGAGCCATCGGATTAAAAGGCAATGACACTGATTGTATAGTCTGGTAATCCTAGGAGTGAAGTTCAAGAATATCTCAGCTCTTTTTCAAAGTTAAGGCTAGAAAGTAAGTTTTGAAACATCAGCACCAGGTGAAGTAATGGCAGAATCATTGGTATTGATCAACACTGCCATCAAACCCTCGCAGATATATTAGGGTCACTCTGTGCTATGGGCCGGTCAATTTATTGTCCCTTTACAAGAAAAAATAACCGCCTCGAGGGAAGTTCTTCTAATATCAAACAACTGACCAGTGCAGTGTGAACTTCAAAATCCACATTCATAACTTGAGCAATGGATTTTGCTCAAGCTGCTTGCATCATAAACTGGCTGGATGTAAACTATTTATATGATTGATGTGTTTGCCTGGCATTAGGGCCGGTGAATGCTGCACTTTGGAGGAACGTGACATTAAGGCGGCGctgagcaacagcagcagctgaaacctttatgaaatatttaattCGCACTGTCTGGGAGTGCTTAGCTGGCAGAATATAAAAAAGCCGGCGTGTTAATGAGAATACGGAAACAATTAAGCGTTTTATTTTTGGCCATCAGGAGCTCATTTCCACACTCTGTGTAAAGTGACTCAAGCCAAGACTATTTGAGTGAAGTTGAGAACCCCTTTCTGGTCCTATAGAGATTATTTCCACCAATGCTTCGCCCTGCCAAAATACATCaactttaattatttataagAACTTGCTGTTGGGAAGTCAGAGTTCATTTTAATTCTTCGCCATCACCGCCATGCGTATACTGTAGATAAAAACTGTGCCAACTATGAAGCGAAACCACAGAAGAATAACCAACGTTTACAGCCAGTTAGCAACAATAAGCTAAGTAATGTCGAGTAGACATGTCAGATACAATAAggaacattagcatttattcattattatttactatcggactatcacctcttgaggtacaaacgTAGCTAGcgaggggctagctggttagcatgcttacttcaatgtcaaaactcttatttcttcacattctgttgataattttagttcatttttgaatgtttaaaactaaATTTTTTACATGTTGCAAGCCAAACAAACCCCGCAAAAATGGCTTACGGTCAGTAGAAAACCTTGTTGAACCTTCATtccatttcaaaacaaatggcACATTTTGAAAGCCAGGACGTCGCTGCAGGATATTAAATTGAAGACTTCAGCTATGAAAAAAATAGCACATTTTTCCACGGACCTTCCAGCTAATCTCACTTCACACTGTATTCACGGCGTTGTATTGCGGGAGGTGAGTAATAACTGCCTTTGAGATGGATCACTGGTGCAATTTCTGAGACTGAATGACAGCTGAGTGACAATCACGCTGCACTCCACATCATGTCAACATCAGTTCCATCCTCTCCTTCCCCCAATGAATTTACATACTACAATGTAAGTTTGTCGCACTGCGATGATAACAATCATCATCCCGTCGCATAAATTGTTTGATgcatccctttttttttcacttccttAGCCGCTCAGGCATTGTAAAATATCAGCCGGTTGCACATCAATCACCTGACTAGACTGTCAGCGTGTTGTTCGCAGCCGCTGCTATTTCCCCACAGTAATGGCGAGTCTGGCAGTGAGGAGAATTAGTTGGCGAAGGAATTGAGTTGTCAATCACATCAGGAAATCAcaactgtaaaatgtgttaatgcTCTGCTGCGCTGGCTGATTCGTGATGGTTAGTGACAGCTTTTACACTCGCAAATATGAAACTCAGTGGcttaaaacagacaacatgAACTTTTGGCACAGCGAAAGTAGCGGAGCAAATCGGGTAAAAAGgaatatttcatttcaatttcatgGGATTTACCCAAAGagtcttgtgttttttgaggGATTTTTCGCCGTTTTTGGTGAAATGTCCCTTAAGGACTGACAGTAATACATAAGCTTACCTATCATGTGGTCTTGACAAACTGTGTCTGGGATGCGTCCCTCCTCTTTTTCAGCCCTCATGTTGATCTTCTGAGTCAGTAGAAGGGTCTGTAATATTTGTAACAGTGCATGTTGGTGATACAAACATCAGAAAGCAGCTAAAATACACCATAATACATACAAACTACCATTATATAAAGTTTCAGAAAATCCAAACGGAGCTTTTTCTGTACAAGGTGTTACATTATATAACAGTTATCTATTTATAAAGCTCAAGGCAATTTTCAGAAGAAAGTGAAAACGAAAAAAGATCATTTATAGCCGACGGATTCGTGTGTTTTCTGAGACGAGACAAGCTTCTAAAAAAGTTTTCTTCAAAAAGAAGTGAGGCCATTGTCAGACCTTCCTGTCTTACTTTAATTgggttatttaaaaaaaaaaaaagtggttttgGGGTGGTTCAAGAGCAGGAGCTTGTAGGTCATGAAGTGTCCCTCTTTTGTTGTATTTCTGTGGGGAGCAGATAGAGAGAAAGCTCGGAGGATGGTATTAAATGGCCCCTTTGTCAAATTGAGTGCCTGCGATAAGGGGCTCCTCCATGTTATCAAAACTCCACATCGTCTGGATTAAATTTCCTACATTATGCAGTGAGACTCTCTTTTTGTAACCCTCTCCCTCCATTCAGTCCCTGCTCTATTTTCATTGCTCTCTCAAGAACTCAGCCCCTCCATCATTTTTTGGTCTTTTGACTGACagataataaagaataaatccACAAGGTCGTAATTTTAGCCTTTTGCTTACAAAGTGCGAGGGTATGATTTAAAGAACGGTGCGGCTGAGAGAGAAGCCTAATTTAAGTTGCATGCATGGCCTGATGGCTGCCTCTGTGCTGAGATATGGTTTTAAAAATCTTCAGCCTtctggaaacaacaacaacaacatgagcCTGGGCAGATAATGAAAAAGTAGGCGATGAATAGTAGGCTGAGTCAGAACACAATGCGAATCAATAGCGAGCCTTAAGGGGATATGATGCTGAAGAGGCGGCGGGCTCGGGGATGTGTTTGTGAACATGCACATGTATTGTGCAAGTGTGAAAACCTGTGGGaatgtgcgtgtatgtgtgtgccagTATGTAATAAAGTCAGTTATTTTATGGCGGCGTGTTTGCACACTTACAGCAGTATCGGAACAGATCTCCATATCTCCCTTCATTTCGCCGTGTTTCCTGGGTGTGGAGATCCCAGGCGGCGATGCAGCAACACAGTTGCCCTTCGCAGCGGTCCTGTGAGAAAATAAGATTTGATCTGTTTTTACGTCTGTGTGCCGATCGCCTCCTTTATCAACTCGCCAGGTAGAAAGTGAGGCTGCTGATAAATTGCATTGACCTGCTCTTTCGCTTCACGGATGCGCAAGCAAACgtatgtgcacatgcacccgaaacacacacacataaaaatgcCATCAAATGTTTAACAACCTCGATGAAGCGCTCCCTCTCAAGTGATTGCAGTTACTCTGGATAAAAATCTGTCAGCTGTGATTTGGAGTGGCAAATCACTGAAGTGTGGGGTATGAAATGTGGAGCTTTGCTGTCTTAAAGATACTTTACCGTGagtgtgctgactgtgtgtctggATGCTGGTCCAAGAAGTGCTTATGCTCACTGGAGTGGAGTCATAACtcaaacagacagctgctgtttgtgctgtttatttatCAGTTTCACTGAGGCTTAAAGCAGTGATGGCTCATGTTTAATTTAATAGAACAACCAATTTGTTTCAGTGTCGATTCACTTGATAGAAATACAAATCTGAGGAGGTTCAGTGACAGGATGTAATCAGCATAGCATAGGATCAATTAAAGACAATTTATTCTTGATGACAAAGATGTTGTTCACCCACCTGCCGAGAAGTTCTTTCACAAACTGGTCTTTGCCGATAAAGGCTGTTGTACACTGGATCTGAGTGGCAATCTGACCCATCTGATTGTTGCAGTGGTCCATGATGGAGCTCAGCTTGTTGTTCACCTCAGACAGATTCTGCACCTCTGGACTGTCTTTCTGCTGGTTATCAAttttcttcttgtccttcttcttGTCGGCCTTGATCTGTTTGCCTCCGAGCACCGATCCGATCTTCagctctttcttctcctcttttccctTGGGAGACTCTACTTTCTTACCACTCAGGGCTGGGAGTTTGCTCTTACGGAGGCCGAACCAGTTTGCCAGAGAGGggcctgttttctgtttggcCTCGGTGGCAGCGACCTTCTCCTGTTCTTGACATTTCTGTAAATTCTCTTCGATTCCCATCATGACTTTCTCCTCAATAGTGCAGCCTGTTGGGCTCATCTTTTTCTCATCCATATCTGGGGCTTTGTTTGGCGAGTCTGTCAGGGTTTTGACCTCTCTGCTAAAGTCTGGCTCATTCAGGGGTACACCTCCTGTCTCTCGTACTTGGTTTTGTGAACCGTAGACTGAGGACGGAGGCTGAAACTGTGGATGAGAGGCAACTTTTGAAGGCTTACGGATGTTGCTCAAACCAGTCCTATCGCTGATGGGTAAGCTTCGCACCTCTTTATGAGAAGGTGAGGTGACTGCCTCCCCCTTCGTCATGCCCTGTGACCCCTCGACTTTTGAGCCAGATTTAGAAGTCCTCTCAGGGAGGATGTTGTGACTATTTGACCCAGTCATGCCACCATAGAGGCTAAGCCTAGTCCTGGGGGAATGGACAGGACTTTCAGCCAGACCAACACTGGGTACCTCCAAGGAACTCTGTCTTGACAAGGAGTTCCCCCTTTCACCAGAGTTGGTGATGATCTGCGTTCGGACTTTCCCTGGTCCTTCGAGAACATTGATGTTGGGTTTCTCAATGTAGTTGGTGCTGAAACTCTGGCTGCGTGCTTTGGCCCCATTCATCCCCAAAGCCGGCTTCAGATGAGGTTTGGTCGTAACGGATATGGATCGAGAGAAAAGTTGACTactcctttttcctttctcGCAAGCGTCCCCCTCCTCAGCTTGAACTTCCTCTTCCAGTAACCTACACTGGACCTCACCTTTACCCTCTGTTATGGACATCTTGGGTGACTCAATGCACACTGGCTGCAAGCTCTCACACTGGGTAGAAGCATTAGATGTCACAGTTTCCCTGGAGACTGAGTTGATATGATCTTTCTCTTGCTTGCCTGGAATAGAGGGACTATTTTTATGGCTCGGGGgagattttaaaaatgctttaaaacccATTGGGATGCGGGTCTTTGAGGCTTTTTCGGCTGAGTTTGGGGACATGACGACCGAGGTGGGTGGGCTGACTACAGCTTTACCATTTTGTTGGTCAGTTTTACCTTGAGGACTGTCCTGAATTGATAAAGGTAAACTAATAGAGGTCTTCTGCACTGtgtgatggacattttcttGTACTGATCCTCTTTTACTTGCAAATGAGTTCTGAAGCGAGGACCCTCTGAGGGCACTGTAGGGAGGAGGGACATTCTTTGAGCTTTTAGGTGCATTTTCAGTTTCTGGAGCACACCCTGAGTTTGCAGAAGGGAGGTAGTCTTTCATGGTCATCCTCTTGGGAGTGCCTTTAGTAGGTGTCTGAGTCGTGGCGGGGGACTTTTGAAGGTGCTGACCGGTTTTGTCAACCAGTTTCTGAGGTGCAAGTGCAGTCCCGTAGCCTGCATCCAAGTCTAAACAGTCTTTGTCCTTGATGGGAAGCGTAGATTGCATATTTGGTAAAAGTGAGGTGTGGTAACTTGGGGGAGGGCCCCTCACAGTGGTTGGTGTGGATGGTTGAGCCACCCATGTTTTATGTGCTTGAGGAGAGCCTTCGTAATTTGGTCTGATCAGTAAGGAGGTGGTTCGGccggggggagggggaggagaaggggacCTGAGTTTATTTTTGCTGGTTTCACAGTGTTTGTCTCTAGTTGGCTGTTCGCCATTGTCAGCATACTCCAGGTGCCTCCTTGCGAGGTGTGGGGAACCGGAGGAGGAGCCCTTAGTCCATTCAGCCCTGCTGGGGAGCTTGGAATTTACTGCCTTTGGGCTCTGTGTCTTGATGAACTTAGATATTTTGactgcaggagaggagggggattTCTCCTGACCAGAGGGTCCTGAGTTACCACTGTTACTTGGTTCAGTGGTGGTGGCCTTAGACACTCTCAGTGGGGATACTGAAGGTTTGTTACGACCAGGTATCTTTGAACCATTGGACTTGGGACCAGCAGGATCATTCATGGGAGGGATGGAAAGACCTTTACTAGATCGGCTGCTTGGTGGTTTGATTAGTTTTCTCTGTGGAGTCAACTGCATTGACAGCCTCTCAGCACTGCCTTCCCTGCTGTTGCTTGCTTTGCTAGTCCTAATCTGACAGTCAGAAAGCTTCTCTGGAGATTCAAGAACACTGTAGGTTCTTGCATTTGCTGATTTTTGCCTCGTGGGCCTGTCATGGGACACCAGTTCCGCGTAATTGGCAACTACCTTGCTACCTTGAATGTCATTTCGAGACCCTGCACCTGCTGCGACCTTTGGAGCACAAAGTTCAATAGGCTCTCCTTCTGCATCAAATATCGTTAAAATGCTCTCCTCAGACTGAGTAGACTTTGCCACCTTTGGCTCTTTAATTAGGCTGAAAGGCCTTGGCTTCCCATCTGCAGATTGAGTACGTCCCTGGTCTCTCCGCAGCCACTGTTGTGTGAGCAGCTTGGCAGCATCTCTTGACAGTCTCTTAGAGTCCCTCTCTGCTTGCTCTGTTGGCTGGCTAATGGACATTCGGATGTCACTGGACTCAGAGTTGAGTTCCTCTGGATCATCCACGTCAGAGAGGGGATTAGGTACCTCTGGGTCAGGAGGCTTGAAGTGCAGCTTGGATGGTTTACTAAAAGCTGATGTCCGACCTCCCTCAGGGAGAAAACTGTTAATGAAACTCAACAGTTCTTCAGGACGCTCTTTCGAGTCAGACGGCTGTTTGATAGCCACGAGACCTGAGctaccatcacctccacctccactctcCTGTATCCCATCCCAGCTACACAAACTGTCCGAGATGCTTTTGGAGAGTCTCCTACAGTAAAACCAGTTGTCCTTGGTGGGGATATTATCTCCATGACTGGATTGTGCTaattcatcatcagcatcatcagaATCATAGGTAAACCTCCTTCCCCCGACAGTTCTGCCCACATGGGTAGGTTTTGTCACCCCTTTACTGGTAGTCTTGATACCCAGGGAGTAGATGCCCTCGTTGGAGTTCATGCAGTCTTTGTAGCCTGACTTGGAGACCTTGGATGAAGCAGAGTGGCTCCTGTGTTTCCTTCTCTGAAGCTTCCTCAGTCCCTCCAGTATGTGGCTCTCCTTGCGCCTCGTgggctgctgctcctccagggCGGCACAGATGTTACTCGGGGCTGACGAACCCAAACTCAGCCTCTTCTCCCAGGTCAGAGATGACTAAAGGGCAAAAAGAAAGAATGGGTTAACCTCTTACAGATGTAATTATAGTATCTGcacacattcttcttttatAATGAATACACTTATGTTATTGTTCTTGTAATGTGCTCATGAAGATTCTCCTGATGTGCATGATGAAACCAgttttaaaattgaaaactcCTGTAGTCTGAGGCAGGCTTATatacttctgagtttgtttCATCAGGCATTTTCATCCAACCACCGTCCttgaataataaaacactttttttttaaatgatcttaAGGGTCTTCACCTCCATTTGGGAGTCATAATCAGCACTCGAACAGTAAGATGAGGGATTAATTAGGGTCTCAAAAGAAATACAAGCATCTCTAATAGGGATCTCGATGAGCTGCTCTAACACTTGGTACTGTTTTGTAGAATTACTGTCACTATAGAGTAAGGTGGGAGTTTACCATTTTCCCACAGGAGCGTCCATCATTCCAGGTATACGAGCCGCTGGAGAATTCGCTGCATGCACTTGACAGCGACAACTCACTACTGCTACAGCTGCTGCGTGGGTATACAGGAGCTGGCACCGTCAGACTCAGCTGGCTCAGACACTTGGCGACGGGGAGACCTGCCTTTCCGTTCAACTGAACCTCCTACGAGATAGAAAAGAGACATGACTTTGTAGTGGAATACCTTGTAGAGCATTGTTTATACTGTTGTTCAGTAATTATACTAGTCATTCTTCTTATCGAATCAAGATTTTCATATGCCTTAAAGAGTATTTGATGTGTTAGTCGTTGGGTAGTGTTGCATACCTAATTGTTATCTCGCTGTTGATTTTGTGATGAAAGATATTTAACAAAGACTTGACAGACCAATCAAATATCTTGGGAAAGTTGACTAAAATGCCAAAGTACTGCACTTTTGAAAAAACATCAATCTAATTTTCATGTGCAGCCAACAAACCACAGCAGATGTTTCTCCATTTAGCATCTCGCTGCAAACTGGAGACGTACAAATTAATAATCGTTTAAAAGGTTATTGTATACAAGATGAGAAATATTCTAGATATATTCATGTCACAGGTTCTATTTCACTAATCTCATAATTCTCACTTATGAACATCACCTTGgctttattatttcattttctgcctcttcttcCATTTATCAGGCAGCATTTCTCAGGGGGTAAAGGGGTAAAAGAATGGAGCAAACTCATTTTCGGCGCTTAATGCATAATACATAAGATGACTAATGTACCACAGTGTCCTATGGAGTCGCTTTTACTGACGGCGAGTCTCAATCGATGGATTTCTGGTAATATGACAAGGATTTATTCCTATTAGTGCCAAGTGATACTGCCAGCTCTTCCTGCCGAGAGCAGAGGAGGGGTCACGGCTTCAGATAGTAAGGTCTGTATTTTAATATCTTGTAATGATTTCTTGAAGGGGTCGGGGTTATACTACCTGGACGATTCATATGtttgagctaaaaaaaaaagaaagtttccCATTAAGCTTACATTGGAGGGAGACTCGGTGTTCCTGGAAAGCAAGAAGGCCTTGCTTCTCTCCGGCTCCAGGAGCAAATCGGCCGCAGATAAA contains the following coding sequences:
- the LOC140992067 gene encoding nck-associated protein 5-like, whose amino-acid sequence is MFSAAIKGNSTSSGCLLNQNTPESLGTAELDTDLLSGEDPAGAEASQVCESPPGSGSMSRHLERRERLKRLSLDSVLPEYMDANKCIDELLKQLEEERRNVRREKLAVARLQREVARSKSEGTMREKLIHELEEERRLRLESEKRLREVTEESELGRAQMVSLQQQFSRMEETVRSLLQNQSVLEQTAVDTVDIMKAYKDKLSEEVQKQHDGPEENGSPPATQTEPDTGPPPNADPDASQAEEDKDKTKPLLERLKALEEQNSVLASENESQREQYERCLDEVANQVVQALLTQKDLREECLKLRTRVFDLEQQNRALSVLFQQRIKPASDLLLQKLHSRIMDLSAADLLLEPERSKAFLLSRNTESPSNEVQLNGKAGLPVAKCLSQLSLTVPAPVYPRSSCSSSELSLSSACSEFSSGSYTWNDGRSCGKMSSLTWEKRLSLGSSAPSNICAALEEQQPTRRKESHILEGLRKLQRRKHRSHSASSKVSKSGYKDCMNSNEGIYSLGIKTTSKGVTKPTHVGRTVGGRRFTYDSDDADDELAQSSHGDNIPTKDNWFYCRRLSKSISDSLCSWDGIQESGGGGDGSSGLVAIKQPSDSKERPEELLSFINSFLPEGGRTSAFSKPSKLHFKPPDPEVPNPLSDVDDPEELNSESSDIRMSISQPTEQAERDSKRLSRDAAKLLTQQWLRRDQGRTQSADGKPRPFSLIKEPKVAKSTQSEESILTIFDAEGEPIELCAPKVAAGAGSRNDIQGSKVVANYAELVSHDRPTRQKSANARTYSVLESPEKLSDCQIRTSKASNSREGSAERLSMQLTPQRKLIKPPSSRSSKGLSIPPMNDPAGPKSNGSKIPGRNKPSVSPLRVSKATTTEPSNSGNSGPSGQEKSPSSPAVKISKFIKTQSPKAVNSKLPSRAEWTKGSSSGSPHLARRHLEYADNGEQPTRDKHCETSKNKLRSPSPPPPPGRTTSLLIRPNYEGSPQAHKTWVAQPSTPTTVRGPPPSYHTSLLPNMQSTLPIKDKDCLDLDAGYGTALAPQKLVDKTGQHLQKSPATTQTPTKGTPKRMTMKDYLPSANSGCAPETENAPKSSKNVPPPYSALRGSSLQNSFASKRGSVQENVHHTVQKTSISLPLSIQDSPQGKTDQQNGKAVVSPPTSVVMSPNSAEKASKTRIPMGFKAFLKSPPSHKNSPSIPGKQEKDHINSVSRETVTSNASTQCESLQPVCIESPKMSITEGKGEVQCRLLEEEVQAEEGDACEKGKRSSQLFSRSISVTTKPHLKPALGMNGAKARSQSFSTNYIEKPNINVLEGPGKVRTQIITNSGERGNSLSRQSSLEVPSVGLAESPVHSPRTRLSLYGGMTGSNSHNILPERTSKSGSKVEGSQGMTKGEAVTSPSHKEVRSLPISDRTGLSNIRKPSKVASHPQFQPPSSVYGSQNQVRETGGVPLNEPDFSREVKTLTDSPNKAPDMDEKKMSPTGCTIEEKVMMGIEENLQKCQEQEKVAATEAKQKTGPSLANWFGLRKSKLPALSGKKVESPKGKEEKKELKIGSVLGGKQIKADKKKDKKKIDNQQKDSPEVQNLSEVNNKLSSIMDHCNNQMGQIATQIQCTTAFIGKDQFVKELLGRTAAKGNCVAASPPGISTPRKHGEMKGDMEICSDTATLLLTQKINMRAEKEEGRIPDTVCQDHMIGSGCQMRTLDSGIGTFPLPDSVTRASGRHIPKSESSPDGVTAGCSELDREPPCPHPDPSQPDVKVPSLPKTRLHAPASMGHSLSDPSVTVSNNAQDIQSRLPKLATSDAIRTKRLSLGAPRSNTSKDNEKKTEMPGERALQVCTYSGSSSDTETELEETGSTLGSPQRTLIHRAKKSDSVDQNEETLKRSSVEKSLSIMDYYQHDVFTHLEKDSRRISQYNLLHKESSLDGTAGDRLSKEIPIEKMPVSANQPGSLDFSLESLNKLNHSSSSSGSLYPDSRRGDCHADAGKSGDDCCKVDEPSSSSFSSKPGADPVGSLSDSLYDSFSSCTSQGSNDV